The sequence AGCTTAGTAGCAATCAGATTGATAGGTATTTTTTTATAGCTTCTTTTACGGATAATAATATATGATTTTCACAATTTCCAATCAACTTTATGAATCTCCTTTTATCAAATGAGCTGATTTGTCTGGTTTTTATAAGGGAATCCTTCATCAACCGATTTGTTTCAGATTTTGAGAGGTAAACATCAAGTTCGATTTTCTTTTCCGTTTTAGAGGAGATGGGAATTATAGTTATCAGATTCCCTGATTCAATAAATTCATCACTCTCTATGATCAATCCGGGCCGCACTTTTTTATATTCGTGTCCAATACTTGGGTCAAAATTAATTAACCAAATTTGGCCTTCACTAAA is a genomic window of Cytophagales bacterium containing:
- a CDS encoding type II toxin-antitoxin system PemK/MazF family toxin translates to MEFSEGQIWLINFDPSIGHEYKKVRPGLIIESDEFIESGNLITIIPISSKTEKKIELDVYLSKSETNRLMKDSLIKTRQISSFDKRRFIKLIGNCENHILLSVKEAIKKYLSI